The region CCTTCACGATTAAAACAAATTGCAATTGCTAAAACTGAACCGGGGGATGATAACAATCAGGATATTTCAGCTTTGGTAGGTAAAGTCGATATCCGCAAGCTTGAAGAATTCTCGCAAGACGATCCGGATGCTTATAGTTACTCAGGCGGATTATGCCGTGCTAACCGTGGTTTACTCGAATTTGTGGAAATGTTTAAAGCACCTATTAAAGTATTACATCCACTATTAACTGCCACTCAGGAAGGTAACTACAATGCCACTGAAGGGCTATCCGCTATTCCTTTTGAAGGTATTATCCTTGCTCATTCTAATGAATCTGAATGGCAGGCATTCCGTAACAATAAAAATAATGAAGCGTTTATTGATCGGATTAACATTGTTAAAGTTCCTTATTGCTTACGTGTTTCAGAAGAAATAAAAATTTATGAGAAATTAATTGATAACAGCTCATTAATAAATGCCCACTGCTCGCCAGGAACATTAGATATGTTGGCACAATTTTCTGTACTAACACGTCTAAAAGAACCACAAAACTCAAGCATTTATTCTAAAATGCGTGTTTATAATGGTGAAAGCTTAAAAGATACCGACCCTAAAGCAAAATCTTACCAAGAATATCGTGATTTTGCTGGTGTTGATGAAGGGATGAGTGGTATTTCTACCCGCTTTGCTTTCAAGATTTTATCAAAAGTTTTCAATTTTGATCATAGTGAGGTTGCAGCTAACCCAGTGCATTTACTCTATGTACTTGAAAGGCAAATTGAACAAGAGCAGTTTTCACAAGAATTACATGAGAAGTATTTAACTTTTATCAAAGAGTATTTATCACCGAAATACGTTGAATTCATTGGTAAAGAGATTCAAACAGCTTACTTAGAATCGTATTCAGAGTATGGCCAAAATATTTTTGACAGGTATATTACATATGCTGATTTTTGGATTCAAGATCAAGATTACCGAGATCCTGATACGGGCGAAATTTTTGATCGCAGCGCATTAAATTCTGAATTAGAAAAAATTGAAAAGCCAGCTGGGATTTCCAATCCAAAAGACTTTCGTAACGAAGTTGTGAATTTTGTGCTTCGCGCTCGTGCTAATTATCATGGTAAGAATCCAATGTGGAACAGTTATGAAAAACTTCGAACTGTTATTGAGAAAAAAATGTTTACCAATACAGAGGATTTATTACCAGTTATTTCTTTTAATGCCAAAGCTTCTGAAGATGATAAGAAAAAACATGAGGAATTTATAGCCCGGATGGTAGAGAAAGGTTACACTCGCAAGCAGGTACGTCTACTTTGTGAATGGTATTTGCGTGTACGGAAGTCGCAATAATAGTTAAGTAATCGTATGATTACTTAAGTTTACTTGCCTTAAACGAGATCGGGTGAGGAGAAATACTAAGCCATGTCACAATTTATTGATCGTCGAGAAAATGCTGGTAAAAAAAGCACTGTAAATAGACAGCGCTTTTTAAGGCGTTATAAAAATCAGATCAAACGTGCCGTGTCAGACGCTGTAGGCCGTCGTAGTATTACTGAAATTGATCAGGGTGAGCAAATTAGTATTCCTGCACGGGATATTTCTGAGCCGACCTTCAGAAATGGGCATGGGGGTCAGGTCGAGCGCGTGTTGCCAGGCAATGATCAATTTATTGCAGGCGACAGAATAAAACGACCTAATCAAGGTGGACAGGGATCTGGGGGCAGTCAAGCCAGTAAAGATGGCGAAGGCGAAGATGAGTTTGTATTTCAGTTATCAAGAGAAGAATTTTTAGAATTATACTTTGAAGATTTGGAACTGCCTGATTTAATTAAAAAAGATTTAGCTAAAGTTAGAAATTTTAAAGTGGTTCGGGCCGGGGTTACGACCAGTGGTGTACCTACTAATATAAATATTGTACGTTCGATGCGGCAAGCCACTAGTCGGCGTATGGCACTTGCAGCCCCTTACAAAAGAAAGTTACATGCAGCACAAGAAGAATTAAATCGCTTAGAAGCTCAAGCA is a window of Legionella busanensis DNA encoding:
- a CDS encoding PrkA family serine protein kinase; protein product: MNTHDFLTSYTKRFVDNKEEELSLGEYLELCRQDPSAYANPAERLLMAIGEPEVIDTRHDPVLSRIFSNKVIHRYPVFREFFGMEEPIEQIVGFLKHAAQGLEETKQVLYLLGPVGGGKSSLAEKLKDLMQKVPFYAIKGSPVFDTPLSLFNPEEDAELLEERFGIPRRYLRYVMSPWAVKRLHEYNGDINQFKVIKIKPSRLKQIAIAKTEPGDDNNQDISALVGKVDIRKLEEFSQDDPDAYSYSGGLCRANRGLLEFVEMFKAPIKVLHPLLTATQEGNYNATEGLSAIPFEGIILAHSNESEWQAFRNNKNNEAFIDRINIVKVPYCLRVSEEIKIYEKLIDNSSLINAHCSPGTLDMLAQFSVLTRLKEPQNSSIYSKMRVYNGESLKDTDPKAKSYQEYRDFAGVDEGMSGISTRFAFKILSKVFNFDHSEVAANPVHLLYVLERQIEQEQFSQELHEKYLTFIKEYLSPKYVEFIGKEIQTAYLESYSEYGQNIFDRYITYADFWIQDQDYRDPDTGEIFDRSALNSELEKIEKPAGISNPKDFRNEVVNFVLRARANYHGKNPMWNSYEKLRTVIEKKMFTNTEDLLPVISFNAKASEDDKKKHEEFIARMVEKGYTRKQVRLLCEWYLRVRKSQ